The Xenopus tropicalis strain Nigerian chromosome 2, UCB_Xtro_10.0, whole genome shotgun sequence genome window below encodes:
- the krt8.1 gene encoding keratin, type II cytoskeletal 8 — translation MSIKTTRVTYRTSSAAPRSGGFSSYSYSGAPAASRASTASFSLGSSYGGSSIGGSRFGSGYRSGFGGAGVGSAGITAVSVNQSLLAPLNLEIDPTIQQVRTEEKEQIKTLNNKFASFIDKVRFLEQQNKMLETKWSLLQNQKATRSNMDAMFEAYIGNLRRQLDGLGQDKMRLESELGNMQGLVEDFKNKYEDEINKRTELENEFVLLKKDVDEAYMNKVQLEARLEALTDEINFLRQLYEEELRELQSQISDTSVVLSMDNNRSLDLDGIIAEVRAQYEDIANKSRLEVESMYQVKYQELQASAGRHGDDLKNTKAEISELTRYTTRLQSEIDALKAQRSNLEAQIAEAEERGELALKDARTKLAELEAALKNAKQDMARQLREYQELMNVKLALDIEIATYRKLLEGEESRLESGFQNLSIQTKTVSGVSSGYGGGISSGYGGGISSGYGGGISSGYGGGYSSYSSNVSSLPLETSKTSKRSIVVKTVETKDGRVLSESSDVFSKP, via the exons ATGTCTATCAAAACCACCAGAGTCACCTACCGCACCAGCAGCGCAGCCCCCCGCTCCGGCGGCTTCAGCAGCTACTCGTACAGCGGGGCCCCCGCAGCCAGCAGAGCCAGCACTGCCTCCTTCAGCCTGGGATCCAGCTATGGGGGCTCCAGCATTGGGGGCTCCAGGTTCGGGAGTGGCTACAGGAgcgggtttgggggtgcaggtgTGGGCTCTGCAGGGATCACAGCGGTCAGTGTCAATCAGAGCCTGCTGGCACCCCTCAACCTGGAGATCGACCCCACCATCCAGCAGGTCAGGACCGAGGAGAAGGAACAGATCAAGACTCTCAACAACAAGTTCGCCTCTTTCATTGACAAG GTGCGTTTCCTAGAACAGCAGAACAAGATGCTAGAAACCAAGTGGAGTCTCCTGCAGAACCAGAAGGCCACACGCAGCAACATGGACGCCATGTTTGAGGCCTACATCGGCAACCTGAGGCGCCAGCTGGATGGCCTGGGCCAAGACAAGATGCGCCTGGAGTCTGAGCTGGGAAATATGCAGGGCCTGGTAGAGGACTTTAAGAACAA ataTGAAGATGAAATCAACAAGCGCACAGAGCTGGAGAATGAATTTGTCCTGCTGAAGAAG GATGTGGATGAGGCCTATATGAACAAGGTACAGCTAGAGGCACGCTTGGAGGCCCTGACAGATGAGATTAACTTCCTGCGTCAGCTGTATGAAGAG GAGCTGCGCGAGCTGCAATCCCAGATTTCCGACACTTCCGTCGTGCTGTCTATGGACAACAACCGCAGCCTTGACCTCGATGGCATCATCGCAGAGGTCCGAGCACAGTATGAAGATATTGCCAACAAGAGCCGTTTAGAAGTCGAGAGCATGTATCAAGTTAAG TACCAAGAACTGCAGGCATCAGCTGGTCGCCATGGTGATGACCTGAAGAATACCAAAGCCGAGATTAGTGAACTGACCCGCTACACCACAAGGCTGCAGTCTGAAATTGATGCACTCAAAGCACAA CGTTCAAACCTTGAGGCACAGATCGCAGAGGCCGAGGAACGTGGAGAGCTGGCATTGAAGGATGCCAGGACCAAGCTGGCTGAGCTGGAGGCTGCTCTGAAGAATGCCAAGCAGGACATGGCTCGCCAACTGCGCGAATACCAGGAACTGATGAATGTGAAACTGGCCCTTGATATTGAGATTGCCACCTACAGGAAACTGCTGGAAGGAGAAGAGAGCAG ACTGGAATCAGGCTTTCAGAACCTAAGTATTCAGACCAAGACTGTATCAG GAGTTTCCAGTGGTTACGGTGGTGGAATTTCCAGTGGTTACGGTGGTGGAATTTCTAGTGGTTACGGTGGTGGAATTTCCAGTGGTTACGGTGGTGGCTACTCTTCCTACTCCAGCAATGTGAGCTCTTTACCATTGGAGACATCCAAGACAAGCAAGCGTAGCATTGTAGTGAAGACAGTGGAGACCAAGGATGGGAGAGTGCTGTCAGAATCCTCAGATGTTTTCTCAAAACCATGA